The Heliangelus exortis chromosome 26, bHelExo1.hap1, whole genome shotgun sequence genome window below encodes:
- the LOC139807709 gene encoding uncharacterized protein, whose product MLQGLDSEGLKSNCGHKDANSSWAAVDLEECDENCGSNFQAGAPWQEATELMKALEMLIGNALYKSRAGKQEMEQKIPKKDVLAAVPSLDSLATGSKSEAVEGQDHELPQQCELFHGKDALSNFTGHEGQGLDHQPAYLSELEVEDLVASSPVAKTLCDIKQALLNLQQSSELGNPDSKHETSLGSSALFSAAGFLGHKEE is encoded by the exons ATGCTGCAAGGTCTGGATTCTGAAGGCCTGAAAAGCAATTGTGGGCATAAAGATGCAAacagcagctgggcagcagtGGACTTGGAAGAATGTGATGAAAACTGTGGCAGCAACTTCCAAGCAG GGGCTCCATGGCAGGAGGCAACAGAGTTAATGAAAGCTCTGGAAATGCTGATTGGGAATGCTCTGTacaagagcagagctgggaaacaAGAGATGGAGCAGAAGATCCCAAAAAAGGATGTGTTGGCAGCTGTACCCTCACTGGACAGCCTGGCCACTGGAAGTAAATCAGAAGCAGTGGAAGGGCAA GATCATGAGCTGCCTCAGCAATGCGAGCTCTTCCATGGGAAAGATGCTTTATCCAACTTTACTGGACATGAAGGACAAG GTTTAGATCACCAGCCAGCTTACCTGTCTGAGTTGGAGGTAGAGGACCTGGTAGCATCTTCCCCCGTTGCCAAGACTCTGTGTGACATCAAGCAAGCTCTGCTGAATCTACAGCAATCTTCAGAGCTTGGAAATCCAG ACAGCAAACATGAAACAAGCCTGGGGAGCTCAGCCCTCTTCTCAGCTGCTGGATTCCTGGGCCACAAAGAGGAATGA